A stretch of bacterium DNA encodes these proteins:
- a CDS encoding protein-L-isoaspartate(D-aspartate) O-methyltransferase: MVEKDICPRGIKDQRVLDALLKVPRHLFVGDAHRMSAYEDHPLSIGEGQTISQPYIVALMTEALKLTGSETVLEIGTGSGYQTAMLAELAARVYSIERVPSLTGRARKVLDSLGYKNVLIKLSDGTLGWEEYAPYDRIIVTAGAPSVPEPLIEQLAPGGILVIPVGTNSLQELVRVTKGEDGSIREDRLGSCVFVRLVGKHGWEVN; encoded by the coding sequence ATGGTGGAAAAAGATATCTGCCCGCGGGGTATCAAGGACCAGAGGGTTCTGGACGCCCTGTTGAAGGTACCCAGGCATCTGTTCGTAGGCGATGCTCACCGCATGAGCGCTTACGAGGACCATCCCCTTTCCATTGGAGAAGGGCAAACCATATCCCAACCGTACATCGTCGCACTCATGACTGAGGCTCTCAAGCTAACAGGCAGTGAGACGGTGCTGGAGATCGGCACCGGTTCCGGCTACCAGACAGCCATGCTGGCGGAGCTGGCCGCCCGCGTCTACTCTATCGAGAGGGTGCCTTCCCTCACGGGGCGGGCCCGCAAGGTCCTCGACAGCCTCGGATACAAAAACGTCCTGATCAAGTTGTCTGACGGCACGCTGGGCTGGGAGGAATACGCGCCCTACGACCGGATCATCGTCACCGCGGGAGCTCCGTCCGTTCCGGAACCGCTTATTGAACAGCTTGCGCCCGGGGGTATTCTGGTCATACCGGTAGGGACGAACTCCCTGCAGGAACTTGTGCGCGTTACCAAGGGGGAGGATGGATCCATCAGGGAGGATCGCCTGGGCAGCTGTGTCTTTGTGCGCCTTGTGGGCAAACACGGCTGGGAGGTTAACTGA
- a CDS encoding metallophosphoesterase has product MRSEGVKLRIGKPLVIAFVSVFFTISACGGGSTADWADLPEYLSGGVVIYGDSRTGDSMHRLMMEGMASLTPEAVFHTGDLVNDGRVADNWVTFNNIASQLPSGTPFYPALGNHEHESSLYFDNFELPGNERWYSVNDIEGLKFIVLDTGSSLAAATSLIEASTQYHWLESELSSSISSTDFTIVTFHYPLYSTGQHGSDEPGIRDDLVPLFQQYGVDTVFNGHDHDYERSTVNGIRYIVAGGGGAPLRDQKSISSDSDLFVKAYHFCVLYFDGEGKLMVDVWNDSVEIIDSFEITNR; this is encoded by the coding sequence TTGAGAAGTGAGGGTGTAAAATTGAGAATAGGCAAACCGTTAGTAATTGCATTTGTGTCTGTTTTTTTCACCATCTCCGCGTGCGGTGGAGGGTCCACGGCCGACTGGGCGGATCTTCCTGAGTACCTCTCAGGCGGGGTCGTGATCTACGGTGACAGCCGGACAGGTGACAGTATGCACCGTTTGATGATGGAGGGTATGGCATCTCTAACTCCAGAGGCTGTTTTCCATACAGGGGATCTGGTCAACGATGGACGGGTGGCCGACAACTGGGTCACCTTCAACAACATCGCTTCCCAACTGCCATCCGGGACCCCCTTTTACCCGGCGTTAGGAAATCATGAACACGAATCGTCCCTGTATTTCGACAACTTCGAACTTCCAGGGAACGAGAGGTGGTACTCCGTAAACGACATAGAGGGGCTGAAATTCATTGTGCTGGACACCGGATCTTCCCTGGCGGCGGCGACCTCCCTTATCGAGGCATCCACCCAGTATCATTGGCTGGAAAGCGAACTGTCCTCCAGCATTTCATCCACCGACTTCACCATCGTGACCTTCCACTATCCCCTTTACAGCACCGGACAGCACGGCAGCGATGAACCGGGTATTCGGGACGACCTGGTGCCCCTTTTCCAGCAGTACGGCGTTGACACCGTATTCAACGGCCATGACCACGACTACGAAAGGTCAACGGTCAACGGCATCCGGTACATTGTTGCGGGAGGGGGAGGGGCTCCCCTCAGAGATCAGAAAAGTATCAGCTCCGACAGCGACCTGTTTGTAAAGGCCTACCATTTCTGCGTGTTGTATTTTGATGGGGAGGGGAAGCTGATGGTTGATGTGTGGAACGATTCCGTAGAAATTATTGACAGCTTTGAAATTACTAACAGGTGA
- the surE gene encoding 5'/3'-nucleotidase SurE — protein MVILVTNDDGVYAPGILALTEALRSVGKVVVAAPDRERSAASHSLTLNQPLRVDELGKDRYAIDGTPTDCVHLAVNVILEGRKPNLLVSGINRGGNMGQDVTYSGTVWAALEGNLMGIPSFAVSLADDRYADYRPAATFAERTARWILENGLPEDTIFNINVPDNPEQDLGKYLFTSQGLNRFSESVIRKEDPRGRSYFWIGGERLPYCGSIETDVGAVNGGYISITPLHADMTNYRELETLKNFHPENFKPGDKIEKQR, from the coding sequence ATGGTCATTCTAGTTACCAACGATGACGGTGTATACGCACCCGGGATACTGGCTCTGACAGAAGCCCTCAGGTCGGTGGGAAAGGTTGTCGTGGCGGCTCCGGACAGGGAGAGGAGTGCGGCAAGCCATTCCCTGACCCTTAATCAGCCGCTTCGCGTTGATGAGCTGGGCAAGGACCGTTACGCCATAGACGGAACCCCCACCGACTGTGTTCACCTGGCGGTGAACGTCATACTTGAAGGCAGGAAACCCAATCTCCTGGTATCCGGGATCAACAGGGGAGGGAATATGGGACAGGATGTTACCTACTCCGGCACCGTATGGGCCGCCCTGGAAGGAAACCTCATGGGGATTCCCTCCTTTGCCGTATCTCTCGCTGATGACCGTTACGCCGATTACCGACCGGCTGCCACCTTTGCCGAGAGAACAGCACGGTGGATATTAGAGAACGGCCTACCGGAGGACACGATCTTCAATATCAACGTCCCGGATAATCCAGAGCAGGACCTTGGCAAATACCTCTTTACGAGCCAGGGGTTAAACCGTTTTTCTGAAAGCGTGATTCGGAAAGAGGACCCGAGAGGAAGATCCTATTTCTGGATCGGTGGTGAACGGCTCCCTTACTGTGGAAGCATCGAGACCGATGTGGGAGCGGTTAATGGGGGATATATCAGCATTACGCCCCTTCACGCAGACATGACCAACTATAGGGAACTTGAGACTCTTAAGAACTTTCATCCGGAAAATTTCAAACCTGGAGACAAAATTGAAAAACAACGCTGA